Part of the Carassius auratus strain Wakin chromosome 8, ASM336829v1, whole genome shotgun sequence genome is shown below.
GTGTTAGCCGTCTTCTCTGGACTTGGAGACACTAAAGAGAAGTCAGAGGATGCGATCCTATACAACACAACACACAGTAACAGTAAGTACGTcaaaattatatatcattattttgaaAGACTAcaactttttttatgtttcttaccaggctgcatttatttgattaaaaaaattcactAACAGTTAAAagaagtgttttctattttaatataatgtattctctctctccctctctctctgtatatatactCTAATTATAGTTTGTTGACATGCAGATGCTAAGTTACTTATAATTAGTATGCTCTGTGCTAAGAATGCTAAGAATGCAGGTTCTTTGGCATGTGGACACAAGTCTGAATGTCTGTCCAATAAAATCACAATCCTTCATGTTTAActgtctgggtgtgtgtgtgggtgtcttATCAGCAGAAAGTGCAGAGGAACCACAAGTTTTGGCTGTTCAAAAGTCCTGCGGTCCAAAACATGAGGGATTTTGTCTCAACGGTGCATGTTCCTACTCCTCCGACCTGGACATCCCCATCTGCCGGTGAGACCAGCCACCAAAAACCCCTCAATACATTAGAGATCCCATCAGTCAGTTGACACTGATGATCAGGTCTTGATTATCTAGTTCATGTTTGTTTGATTAGCAAACTGGCAGGTTGCAAAGCTTGGGTTGTGGCTGTGATGTGAATAAAGCCTTGTGGATGTTTACAAAATGGGACGATCTCTTAGAGATGTCACACCCAAATTTCCTGTTAAACAAGGAATCAACATATGGAAAAATAACTGGTAAACGATGGATTCTGAGACCTTCCTAACCAATGTGATTTCTACTGTCTTTAGGTGTGACAAAATGTACAACGGTGTGCGCTGTGAGAATTATATTCTGAACTCCCATCAATTGTCTAGTCCTGAAGGAGTCATTGGTATTATCTGTGGTGTAGTTTTATTACTGGGAATCGTTGTCGGACTGATGTACTGCTGTTTAAAGAAAAGGTAAAATCCTGAATACAGCGATTAGGCTttgtttattgattatttttacatttatttctttattttaaattgttatttaattacTTTAACTTTACTGTTATATTATCAGACAATGTTTGTAAATCAATGAAAATGGAAGcatttattgaatgttttttttttatgtattttctggTTTATATTTCACAGGTGTCAGAAGTCGTCACCACCCTACAAGAACTATGGCTTTGAAAACTCTGTTTAATTTATTGGGCCAGATATAATTCATGCTCTTAAATAGTGCTTTTAGGCCTAAGACAAGAAGGGGGACAAAATATCAAGACTGATTCTACCAGCAAAACAGGCCAGACTTTGGAGAAGAGACACTACACCCTCTAGAGAACGGAGCAAGAATAGCAAAGAAACACTTTGTGAAACTTTGTGATCTTCATGGTCCACAAAGGACACATTGATCCGATGGTTTTCAGTCCTGTTCCTTTTGCATTTCGCACGTCTCCATTATCAGACACACTCATTTGAGTTCATGGGGCTCTTTCCTAATGAGCTggtgatctgaatcaggtgtataAATTATGTGTAAATATGTGCAGAGCTGTGGGTCTCCAGGAacaagtttgaaaaccactgcattaatcaatgtaatttattacaataacagtcaaaatgggaaaatgcatgttgtttaacacaattgttttatgttatttacaAGTTATAACATAACTTGGGCActgtaatgttaaaataatttactaacatttaaaaaactgcaTGTAAAACTGTCAATCAGATGAATTTTTGTGTATCCATAAGCAAATGTCCTACGCTGCCTCCGTTATGAATGTATTATTTAAGTGCACACAGGTATTTATTGCACAGCTTTAAACATGATAATACTAAATATAAAACCTAAACTGTGCGAATGTATTTGtatcagatatttatttattgacaaatTTGTATAAAA
Proteins encoded:
- the LOC113107274 gene encoding epigen isoform X2; the protein is MTQEVNKRCLHYQVLGLMVVLAVFSGLGDTKEKSEDAILYNTTHSNKSAEEPQVLAVQKSCGPKHEGFCLNGACSYSSDLDIPICRCDKMYNGVRCENYILNSHQLSSPEGVIGIICGVVLLLGIVVGLMYCCLKKRCQKSSPPYKNYGFENSV
- the LOC113107274 gene encoding epigen isoform X1, producing MTQEVNKRCLHYQVLGLMVVLAVFSGLGDTKEKSEDAILYNTTHSNTESAEEPQVLAVQKSCGPKHEGFCLNGACSYSSDLDIPICRCDKMYNGVRCENYILNSHQLSSPEGVIGIICGVVLLLGIVVGLMYCCLKKRCQKSSPPYKNYGFENSV